The Fortiea contorta PCC 7126 genome has a segment encoding these proteins:
- a CDS encoding GumC family protein, protein MESIPKFEEIDFQKYLLILQRRWIPAVGVFSVVFILAFLYALTLKPSYKAEGSLLIRTNRTASLTGLGEAIGRLESLVNTNSPSDTQARIVTSVPVLQETIRALNLRDNKGKLVKIRDLSQQLKVESTKGTDILQVSYTANNPTQAAKVVNKVMDAYIRNNIEANRAEAVSARKFISQQLPATEATVRGAELALRKFKEENKIIVLQEEATAAVQAISRLEGQISQNQARLVEVTAKTQKLQAQANVNSQQAVTLAALSQAPGIQQVLAQRQETQSQLVVERVRLRSTHPTIINLEEKVAALDTLLKKRMAEGAGSNQPVLSRNIQIGQLREGLIGEFARSEAERAGLEKEIAALSDKLSAYKERVNVLPRFEQTQRQLERKLKAAQTTYEALLTRLQEVQVAENQNIGNARIISPALIPDQPAASKKTLLVLGGGIFGGMLGLIAALALDAIDRSIKTVKEAKELFQYTLLGVIPGVSRNDKNGSSTGGVEQSTSIPRVIGRDIPNFPIGDAYQMLQANLKFLNSDQEIKAIAVTSSVAKEGKSEVAANLAVAMAQLGRRVLLVDADMRHPVQHQIWGMTNVVGLSDAIIDQIALGIAVQEVIPNLYVLPSGVVPPNTVALLGSKKMEALVTIFSKEYDFVIFDTPPLAGTPDAAVLGKMTNGVLLVVRPGIVDSASATTAREFLSQSGQQVLGMVINGVNIKLEPDSYFYYSKESIEQGFSSRKSVSTKQVTSKVTGNNDI, encoded by the coding sequence ATGGAATCCATACCAAAATTTGAAGAGATAGATTTTCAAAAATATTTACTAATATTGCAACGACGCTGGATACCTGCGGTGGGCGTTTTTAGCGTAGTTTTCATCCTTGCATTCTTGTATGCATTAACATTGAAACCCTCATACAAAGCAGAAGGAAGTTTATTAATTAGGACTAATCGTACTGCTTCACTCACAGGTCTAGGGGAAGCGATAGGAAGACTAGAATCTTTAGTAAATACTAACAGCCCATCAGATACTCAAGCAAGGATAGTCACCTCTGTTCCAGTTCTTCAAGAAACAATTCGAGCACTAAATCTTAGAGATAATAAAGGTAAACTTGTAAAAATTAGAGACTTGTCCCAACAACTGAAAGTAGAAAGCACCAAAGGAACAGATATCTTACAAGTTTCTTATACTGCGAATAATCCCACTCAGGCAGCAAAAGTTGTCAACAAAGTGATGGATGCTTATATTCGCAATAATATCGAAGCAAATCGAGCCGAAGCAGTCTCAGCTCGCAAGTTTATTTCCCAACAACTACCTGCGACCGAAGCTACAGTCAGAGGAGCAGAGTTAGCTCTGCGTAAATTCAAAGAAGAAAATAAAATAATTGTGCTTCAAGAAGAAGCAACTGCAGCGGTGCAGGCAATTTCCCGTTTAGAAGGACAAATAAGTCAAAACCAAGCTCGGTTAGTTGAGGTCACTGCAAAAACACAAAAATTACAAGCACAAGCAAACGTCAACTCCCAACAAGCCGTAACCTTGGCTGCTTTAAGTCAAGCTCCTGGTATACAGCAGGTACTAGCTCAACGCCAGGAAACCCAAAGTCAGTTGGTGGTTGAACGAGTTCGTTTGCGCTCAACCCATCCTACTATCATCAACTTAGAAGAAAAAGTTGCGGCTCTGGATACTTTGCTGAAGAAACGTATGGCGGAAGGAGCGGGCAGCAATCAGCCAGTTCTTAGCAGAAATATCCAAATTGGACAGTTGCGAGAAGGATTGATTGGAGAGTTTGCCCGTTCTGAGGCAGAACGTGCTGGGTTAGAGAAAGAAATTGCCGCTCTGTCTGATAAGCTGTCTGCTTACAAAGAGCGGGTGAATGTTTTACCCAGATTTGAACAAACTCAACGACAGCTCGAACGGAAGCTGAAAGCGGCTCAAACCACTTATGAAGCTCTTTTAACGAGACTGCAAGAGGTGCAGGTAGCAGAAAACCAAAATATCGGTAATGCTCGTATCATCTCTCCGGCTTTAATTCCTGATCAACCCGCAGCTTCCAAAAAAACCCTGTTGGTTTTGGGTGGAGGTATTTTCGGGGGAATGCTGGGTTTAATTGCTGCCTTAGCTTTAGATGCAATTGACCGATCAATTAAAACTGTTAAAGAAGCTAAAGAATTATTTCAATATACCCTACTGGGAGTGATTCCTGGTGTGAGTAGGAATGATAAAAATGGTTCCTCTACAGGGGGAGTTGAACAATCCACTTCGATTCCCAGAGTGATTGGCAGAGATATTCCCAATTTTCCCATTGGTGATGCCTATCAAATGCTGCAAGCCAACTTAAAGTTTTTAAACTCAGACCAGGAGATCAAAGCGATCGCAGTTACAAGTTCTGTAGCTAAAGAAGGTAAATCGGAAGTAGCCGCTAATCTAGCTGTAGCAATGGCTCAGTTAGGGCGTCGGGTGCTGCTAGTAGATGCAGATATGCGTCATCCAGTCCAGCATCAAATTTGGGGAATGACGAATGTAGTTGGTTTGTCTGACGCCATTATTGATCAAATTGCACTCGGTATAGCAGTACAGGAAGTCATACCCAATCTCTACGTCCTGCCTTCGGGAGTTGTACCTCCTAACACAGTTGCATTGTTGGGGTCAAAAAAAATGGAGGCTTTAGTCACAATCTTCTCCAAGGAATACGATTTTGTCATTTTTGACACTCCCCCTCTAGCAGGTACACCCGATGCAGCTGTCCTAGGGAAAATGACTAACGGTGTACTGCTTGTAGTTCGTCCGGGAATCGTAGATTCAGCCAGTGCTACCACAGCTAGAGAGTTTCTCAGCCAGTCAGGTCAACAAGTCTTGGGTATGGTAATTAACGGTGTGAATATTAAACTTGAGCCAGATAGCTACTTTTATTATTCAAAAGAGTCAATCGAGCAAGGCTTTTCATCTCGAAAATCCGTATCAACTAAACAAGTTACATCAAAAGTAACGGGTAACAACGATATCTGA
- a CDS encoding flippase produces the protein MLNKFKISNLFNFKSKSGLPAIIANTGWLFADRVLRMGVSLVVGVWVARYLGVQQYGLFNYAIAFVSLFNPLANLGLDSVVIRDLVRTPLDRDKILGTVFWLKLIGGIAALLLTVGCILLFHKERDMTVWFVAILAAGGIFQAFDTIDLWFQSQVQSKYTVIVKNIAFIIIALSKITLITLKAPLIGFVIISTVEIALGALGLYLIYIFKNKSHSLWNWDFPIAKNILKESWPLIFSSFAILIYMKIDQIMLGEMLGNDAVGIYSAATRVSEMFYFIPMALASSVSPAIFAAKEVSETLYYQRLKKFISFMFLVALTICVPISFLSWIIINTLFGSSYADAGSVLSIHIWASLFVFLGVAISPWFITENLNHIAMYRTVLGAITNILLNLWLIPKYSGLGAAIATLISYAVSDFFSNAVHPKTRKIFKIEVHSILFFGS, from the coding sequence ATGCTAAATAAATTTAAAATTTCTAACTTATTTAATTTCAAGTCCAAGTCCGGACTACCAGCAATTATTGCTAATACTGGTTGGCTATTTGCAGATCGAGTACTTCGCATGGGTGTCAGTCTGGTTGTAGGAGTCTGGGTAGCACGGTATTTAGGCGTACAACAATATGGTCTTTTTAACTATGCTATTGCCTTTGTTTCTCTATTCAATCCACTTGCAAATTTAGGATTAGACAGTGTGGTAATACGTGATTTAGTGCGTACTCCACTAGATAGAGATAAAATTTTGGGAACAGTATTTTGGTTGAAATTAATAGGTGGTATTGCCGCATTATTATTAACAGTTGGTTGTATTTTACTGTTTCATAAAGAACGAGATATGACTGTCTGGTTTGTGGCAATTTTAGCAGCAGGAGGGATTTTTCAGGCTTTTGATACCATTGATCTTTGGTTTCAATCACAGGTACAGTCCAAATATACCGTTATTGTCAAGAATATAGCTTTCATCATTATTGCCTTGAGTAAGATTACTCTGATTACTCTCAAAGCACCATTGATAGGTTTTGTGATCATCAGTACTGTAGAAATTGCATTGGGTGCTTTAGGTTTGTACTTAATTTATATATTTAAGAACAAATCACATTCTTTGTGGAATTGGGATTTTCCAATTGCTAAAAACATTCTTAAAGAAAGTTGGCCTTTAATTTTTTCTAGCTTTGCCATTTTGATTTATATGAAAATAGATCAAATTATGCTAGGAGAAATGCTTGGTAATGACGCAGTGGGTATTTATTCAGCAGCAACTCGTGTTTCTGAAATGTTTTATTTTATCCCAATGGCGCTAGCTTCTTCTGTTTCACCCGCAATTTTTGCTGCTAAAGAAGTCAGCGAGACGCTTTATTATCAGCGCCTCAAAAAATTTATTAGTTTCATGTTTTTGGTCGCTTTAACAATTTGCGTACCCATTAGTTTCTTATCGTGGATAATTATTAACACTCTATTTGGTAGTAGCTATGCGGATGCAGGTTCTGTGTTATCAATTCATATATGGGCTTCCTTATTTGTGTTTTTAGGTGTAGCAATTTCACCTTGGTTTATTACCGAAAATTTAAATCACATTGCTATGTACAGAACTGTGCTAGGAGCCATTACCAATATTTTGCTAAACCTATGGCTGATTCCTAAATATTCTGGATTAGGTGCAGCGATCGCTACTTTAATTTCTTACGCAGTTTCCGATTTTTTTAGTAATGCTGTTCATCCTAAAACTAGAAAAATATTTAAAATTGAAGTGCATTCAATTTTGTTTTTTGGAAGTTGA
- a CDS encoding glycosyltransferase family 4 protein: protein MKILHLSTWDIKGGAARAAYRLHKGLRDINVHSQMLVQDKSSDDKTVLASKTRLIQGIERAKLTFDALPLKLYQQRPETLFSIQWIPDRVISKVNQISPDIIHLHWISAGFMQIETISKFKKPLVWTLHDIWPLTGGCHVIGECDRYMINCGACPQLASTKEKDLSYWTWQRKAKAWRNLNLTLVSPSSWLANCARSSSLFKDLRIETIPHGLDTKIYRPIARKTARELLNLPQDKQLILFGAVDATSDKNKGFHFLQASLQNLSNSNWKDKLEVVVFGASPPENPPDLGFKCHYLGHLNDHLSLAVVYSASDVMVVPSYQESFGQTASESLACGTPVVAFNATGLKDIVDHQQNGYLAKPYEIEDLAKGITWILENPERHDKLSYYSRQKAEQKFTVEIQANRYLNLFNEILVNSN from the coding sequence ATGAAGATTTTACATCTTAGTACATGGGATATTAAAGGTGGTGCAGCTCGTGCTGCCTATCGATTGCACAAGGGATTACGGGATATCAACGTGCATTCGCAGATGTTAGTGCAGGATAAATCTAGCGACGACAAAACAGTACTTGCAAGTAAAACTAGATTAATTCAAGGTATAGAACGGGCAAAATTAACCTTTGATGCCTTGCCATTAAAGCTTTATCAGCAGCGTCCTGAAACGTTATTTTCCATCCAATGGATACCGGATAGAGTTATTTCTAAAGTCAATCAAATTTCACCAGATATTATACATTTACACTGGATTAGTGCTGGATTCATGCAAATAGAAACTATATCCAAATTTAAGAAACCTTTAGTTTGGACTCTGCATGATATATGGCCCCTAACTGGAGGATGTCACGTAATTGGGGAATGCGATCGCTACATGATTAATTGTGGTGCTTGTCCTCAATTAGCAAGTACAAAAGAAAAGGATTTATCCTATTGGACATGGCAACGTAAAGCTAAAGCATGGAGAAACTTAAATCTAACTCTCGTTTCACCGAGTTCTTGGCTAGCTAATTGCGCTCGTAGCAGTTCCTTATTTAAGGACTTACGAATCGAGACTATTCCCCACGGGCTTGATACTAAAATCTATAGACCAATCGCTCGCAAAACAGCACGAGAATTACTCAATTTACCTCAAGATAAACAACTCATTCTCTTTGGCGCAGTAGATGCAACTAGTGATAAAAATAAGGGATTTCATTTTTTGCAAGCATCTCTGCAAAATTTAAGCAACTCTAACTGGAAAGATAAATTAGAAGTAGTTGTTTTTGGAGCATCTCCACCAGAAAATCCTCCTGATTTAGGCTTTAAATGCCACTATCTAGGTCATCTTAATGATCATCTCTCTTTAGCTGTTGTTTACTCAGCTAGTGATGTCATGGTTGTACCATCTTATCAAGAATCCTTTGGGCAAACTGCTTCTGAATCTTTAGCTTGCGGTACTCCAGTTGTGGCATTTAATGCAACAGGTTTAAAAGATATTGTTGACCATCAACAAAACGGCTACTTAGCAAAACCTTATGAAATTGAAGATTTAGCAAAAGGAATTACTTGGATACTTGAAAACCCAGAACGACACGACAAGTTATCTTATTATTCTCGTCAAAAAGCAGAACAAAAATTTACTGTAGAAATTCAAGCAAATCGCTATTTAAATCTTTTTAATGAGATATTAGTTAATTCTAATTAA